One part of the Mangrovibacillus cuniculi genome encodes these proteins:
- a CDS encoding peptidoglycan D,D-transpeptidase FtsI family protein, with the protein MNNKKKKNHVSLRLNLLFLAVFLLFSGLILRLGVIQIVYGEDYTREIQRTEDVTVNTPVPRGKIYDRNGQLIVDNEPRNAVTFTNNKTLNQQEMLEVAETLATYIEKDTSKIQKRDLQDYWLIKNPEKAEALITEADEKALEEDEEKDKKLYQLQLDRITEENLNSFTENELEVLAIYRDMISGYAHTPQTVKNENVSQEEFAVVSENLTSLPGVESTTDWERKYMFENTLRSILGRVSSSDQGIPVELLDEYLAKGYSRNDRVGLSYIEAQYEDVLQGQKQKVKNVTDRSGAVVESEVIMDGQRGKDLKLTIDMDLQLAVDEIISKELMDVKSEPGHELFDRIFVTMMDPNTGEVLAMSGKQYVLDEETGKPGLIDFASGNFTTSYNVGSSIKAATVLTGYQTGSITPGQVLLDTPLKIKGTPEKSSYVNMGNINDLTALKRSSNVYMFKTAIAMGGGNYQYNQPLRIRTSTFNVMRENFAQFGLGVRTGIDLPGEQIGFTGQGTSPGFILDLSIGQYDTYTPLQLAQYISTIANGGYRVAPRVVKSIHEPIPGNESLGPVVREIQPTVLNRVDMPTENIDRVKEGLRQVMQEQGGTAYSYFGSKDYLPAGKTGTAQAFYDGPKREELLKEGKGLVETWNLTLAGYAPHNNPEVAFSVVVPWLYQRDSQSTPTSNRVGQQILDKYFELKEKRQNGEPIQEDSDDQEEPTPIEES; encoded by the coding sequence TATATGGTGAGGATTATACAAGAGAGATTCAACGAACGGAAGATGTCACCGTCAATACACCTGTTCCTCGAGGGAAGATATATGATCGTAATGGACAGTTAATCGTGGATAACGAACCTAGAAATGCTGTTACCTTTACAAACAATAAAACGTTAAATCAACAAGAAATGCTAGAAGTTGCGGAAACTCTTGCTACATATATTGAGAAAGATACAAGCAAGATCCAAAAACGTGATTTACAAGATTATTGGTTAATAAAAAATCCTGAAAAAGCAGAAGCGTTAATTACGGAAGCGGATGAAAAAGCTCTGGAAGAAGATGAAGAAAAAGATAAGAAGTTATACCAATTACAGCTAGATAGAATCACAGAAGAAAATTTAAATTCGTTTACAGAAAATGAATTAGAAGTTCTTGCGATTTATCGAGATATGATTTCGGGATATGCGCATACGCCACAGACTGTTAAAAACGAAAATGTTTCTCAAGAGGAATTTGCTGTCGTATCCGAGAATTTAACATCATTGCCGGGAGTAGAATCTACTACTGACTGGGAAAGAAAATATATGTTTGAGAATACACTACGATCTATTTTAGGTAGAGTATCTTCCTCTGACCAAGGTATTCCTGTAGAACTTTTAGATGAATATTTGGCAAAAGGGTATAGTCGAAACGATCGGGTAGGATTGAGTTACATTGAAGCGCAATATGAAGATGTTCTTCAAGGGCAAAAACAAAAAGTGAAGAATGTAACAGATCGATCTGGAGCTGTAGTAGAATCAGAAGTCATTATGGATGGTCAACGAGGAAAAGACTTAAAGCTTACGATAGATATGGATTTACAGCTTGCTGTGGATGAAATTATTAGTAAAGAATTAATGGATGTAAAATCTGAGCCAGGTCATGAGCTTTTTGACCGTATCTTCGTAACAATGATGGATCCTAATACGGGTGAAGTTCTTGCGATGTCTGGTAAGCAATATGTATTAGACGAAGAAACCGGTAAACCTGGTCTAATTGACTTTGCATCTGGAAACTTTACGACTTCCTATAATGTAGGGTCCTCCATTAAAGCGGCTACTGTCCTAACTGGTTACCAAACTGGATCTATTACCCCAGGACAAGTACTGTTAGACACACCATTAAAAATTAAAGGTACTCCTGAAAAATCCTCCTATGTTAATATGGGGAATATTAACGATTTAACAGCCTTAAAGCGCTCTTCCAATGTGTATATGTTTAAAACCGCTATAGCAATGGGAGGGGGAAATTATCAATACAACCAGCCATTACGTATCAGAACAAGTACGTTTAACGTAATGAGAGAAAACTTTGCCCAATTTGGATTAGGTGTTCGAACAGGAATAGATTTACCAGGAGAACAAATTGGTTTTACCGGTCAAGGTACTAGTCCGGGTTTTATACTTGACTTATCTATTGGACAGTATGACACATACACGCCATTACAATTGGCACAGTATATTTCGACGATAGCAAATGGTGGATATCGTGTAGCTCCTAGAGTGGTAAAATCAATCCATGAGCCGATTCCAGGAAATGAGTCCCTGGGTCCAGTAGTGCGAGAAATTCAACCCACCGTCCTAAATCGTGTAGACATGCCTACCGAAAATATAGATCGAGTAAAAGAAGGTTTACGTCAAGTTATGCAAGAACAAGGTGGTACGGCATATAGCTACTTCGGTTCAAAAGATTATCTACCAGCAGGAAAAACGGGAACTGCTCAAGCGTTTTATGATGGCCCAAAACGTGAAGAGTTATTGAAAGAAGGAAAGGGTCTTGTGGAAACGTGGAATTTAACGTTAGCTGGTTATGCACCACATAACAATCCAGAAGTAGCATTCTCCGTTGTGGTCCCTTGGTTATATCAAAGAGACTCACAGTCAACCCCTACGAGTAATCGAGTAGGTCAGCAAATTTTAGATAAATACTTTGAATTAAAAGAAAAAAGACAAAACGGAGAGCCTATTCAAGAAGACAGCGATGACCAAGAAGAGCCTACACCTATAGAAGAATCATGA
- a CDS encoding PstS family phosphate ABC transporter substrate-binding protein, with product MKNVKYLAMSTMIGSALMLAACGGGEETSQTGDNGSENGGSEVSGTLNIDGSSTVYPIVEGVVEEFQIANPGAEVTVGFSGSGGGFEKLINGEIMISNASRPIKDEEIEAIKADGKEVTELELAYDGLSVVVNKENDWVDSLTVDELKKMWVDGGATTWADVREGWPEEEIVFYSPGTDSGTYDYFNEVVLEDEQINKGATLSEDDNVLVQGVTGDKNAIGFFGYAYYLENKDNLKVVPVDGGNGPVEPTNETIESGEYAPLSRPLYSYVVNSAVKEDLTYAYVKFLLENAGMLAEEVGYVSLPQEKYDEQLETIEGLR from the coding sequence ATGAAAAACGTTAAGTACTTAGCAATGTCTACAATGATTGGTTCTGCACTAATGCTTGCTGCATGTGGTGGCGGAGAAGAAACTTCTCAAACAGGTGATAACGGTTCTGAAAACGGTGGTTCAGAAGTATCTGGAACATTAAACATCGACGGATCATCTACAGTTTATCCAATCGTTGAAGGTGTTGTAGAAGAATTCCAAATTGCTAACCCAGGAGCTGAAGTAACAGTTGGATTCTCTGGTTCTGGTGGTGGGTTTGAAAAGCTAATTAACGGCGAAATCATGATCTCAAATGCATCTCGTCCTATTAAAGACGAAGAGATTGAAGCAATTAAAGCTGACGGTAAGGAAGTTACTGAACTTGAGCTTGCTTACGATGGTTTATCAGTAGTAGTTAATAAAGAAAATGATTGGGTAGATTCTTTAACAGTTGATGAATTGAAGAAAATGTGGGTAGACGGTGGAGCTACTACTTGGGCTGATGTGCGTGAAGGATGGCCTGAAGAAGAAATCGTATTCTATTCTCCAGGAACTGATTCTGGAACATATGACTACTTCAATGAAGTAGTCCTAGAAGATGAGCAAATCAACAAGGGTGCTACACTATCTGAAGATGATAACGTACTTGTACAAGGTGTAACAGGTGACAAGAATGCAATTGGTTTCTTCGGATATGCATACTACCTAGAAAATAAAGATAATTTGAAAGTTGTTCCAGTTGATGGAGGTAACGGACCTGTTGAGCCTACAAATGAAACAATTGAGTCTGGTGAATATGCTCCACTTTCTCGTCCACTATACTCTTACGTAGTTAACTCAGCGGTTAAAGAAGACTTAACATATGCATATGTAAAGTTCTTACTTGAGAATGCTGGTATGCTTGCTGAAGAAGTAGGATATGTATCCCTTCCTCAAGAAAAGTATGATGAGCAATTAGAAACTATTGAAGGTCTTCGCTAA